Proteins from a single region of Carassius gibelio isolate Cgi1373 ecotype wild population from Czech Republic chromosome B15, carGib1.2-hapl.c, whole genome shotgun sequence:
- the LOC127972657 gene encoding calcium-activated chloride channel regulator 3A-1-like: MIRVYRPTTPTHQPPPLDYTPAHAVYDKKGSGVAVHLYSRFMDSRTVFVLLWMLLLSTSTGIKLDGNGYVDIVIAISSKVPQDNRLIDEIKEMVTEGSFHLFDALYKKVYFREATILVPPRWNGINFTKARTESFGKAKIRIDNANPAYGVQPYTYQYGECGAEGEFIHFTPEYLLNDSLIEIFGSRGRIFVHEWAHLRWGVYDECSDRIEAIRCSNNIKDHGVTAGQSLQKCCIAPQTSLPTKGCMLFLDRIQNTNSSIMFLEGLNNVTAFCQENRHYYETPNMQNKKCGKATWTVIFEDSVDKDVLCSLKPLKSRPPPPSFKVVQRKQRVVCLILDVSGSMGLGGSRILQLQQAATHFLRNIIEDQASVGIVQFSTKASTLRNLTTIDSDTTRENLIKLLPIEADGTTNMCLGLSQGLQILREDNGDALGDEIIFLTDGQATDNITDCVPSAIQSGVIIHTLAFGKSASHALTEMAKKTGGKFLSSNDKTTSNQLMDAFASITLSTGDYTNEPVQLESIGARTSDWFNGTVSVDQTVGNKTSFVLIYERSFPNVYIQSPSGSVYTQTNMSDDGSQKTVTLKISGTAEHGDWKFSIQTTILQALTLTVTSQAAQADVPPIIVKTHMNQQFSDGTKPMIVFAEVRQDYSPVINAEVWATLDSETGSIHTLQLMDNGAGADAFQDDGIYSRYFTQMVNGRSSLKVRVKNQDGQTRIAVLYVHGYMINAQLKTPKPPVSDEPLEVVNFTRTSTGESFEVTLSGTAPQNFPPNRITDLSAEIQEDTVFLSWTAPGEDLDQGTAKSYEIRWSFGLKMLRFNFSNGYSVNTTAVTPQKAGTVEQHSFNLNITIQKDTTLFFAVQTKDKQNAKSETSNIAQASKIPPAQISSEISNPNMNLTVLVISLFVVSMLTLWSN, from the exons GGTTCGGGGGTTGCTGTTCATCTGTACTCCAGATTTATGGACTCACGTacagtgtttgttttattatggatgttgCTATTGTCCACCTCCACTGGAATCAAACTAGATGGAAATGGTTATGTTGACATTGTCATTGCAATCAGTTCAAAAGTACCACAGGATAACAGACTTATTGATGAAATCAAG GAGATGGTCACTGAGGGGTCTTTTCACCTTTTTGATGCATTGTATAAAAAGGTATATTTCAGAGAAGCTACAATACTAGTCCCACCTCGTTGGAATGGTATAAACTTTACCAAAGCAAGAACAGAGTCCTTTGGAAAG GCCAAAATAAGAATTGATAATGCTAATCCAGCATACGGTGTTCAACCATATACTTATCAATATGGAGAATGTGGAGCTGAGGGAGAGTTCATTCATTTCACTCCAGAATACCTGCTGAATGATTCATTAATTGAGATTTTTGGATCAAGAG GAAGAATATTTGTGCATGAATGGGCTCATCTGAGATGGGGTGTATATGATGAATGTAGTGACCGTATAGAAGCTATAAG GTGTAGCAACAACATTAAAGATCATGGAGTAACTGCTGGACAATCTCTTCAAAAGTGCTGCATTGCTCCACAAACTTCACTACCTACTAAGGGGTGTATGCTTTTTCTGGACAGAATTCAAAACACAAACAGCTCCATTATGTTCTTAGAGGGTCTGAATAAT GTGACTGCATTTTGTCAAGAAAATAGGCACTATTATGAAACTccaaacatgcaaaataaaaaatgtggcaAAGCAACATGGACTGTAATATTTGAGGATTCTGTGGATAAAGACGTACTTTGTTCTCTGAAACCACTGAAGTCCCGTCCACCACCACCATCTTTCAAAGTTGTGCAGCGAAAGCAACGGGTCGTTTGCCTCATTCTTGATGTCTCAGGAAGCATGGGACTGGGA GGCTCTAGAATTCTTCAACTTCAACAGGCTGCCACACACTTCCTGCGGAACATCATTGAGGATCAAGCCAGTGTTGGAATTGTACAGTTTAGTACTAAGGCTTCTACTCTGAGAAACTTGACTACTATTGACAGTGACACCACAAGAGAAAATCTGATCAAATTACTGCCAATAGAAGCAGATGGAACAACAAACATGTGCTTGGGCCTTAGTCAAGGCTTACAG ATACTTCGAGAGGACAATGGGGATGCATTAGGAGATGAAATAATTTTTCTGACAGATGGTCAGGCAACGGATAACATTACTGATTGTGTTCCATCTGCAATACAAAGTggtgtcattatacacacactagCTTTTGGTAAAAGTGCATCTCATGCACTGACAGAAATGGCGAAGAAAACAG GGGGTAAATTTTTATCATCCAATGATAAGACCACATCTAACCAGTTAATGGATGCATTTGCTTCAATTACGTTATCAACCGGAGATTACACAAACGAACCAGTTCAG TTAGAGAGTATTGGAGCAAGaacatctgattggttcaatgGGACAGTATCAGTGGATCAGACTGTTGGGAACAAAACCAgctttgtattaatctatgaaaGAAGTTTCCCTAATGTTTACATACAGTCACCAAGTGGCTCAGTCTATACTCAGACAAATATGAGTGATGATGGATCACAGAAAACCGTCACTTTAAAAATTTCAGGAACTGCAGAG CATGGGGACTGGAAGTTCAGTATACAAACTACAATACTTCAGGCTTTGACTTTAACAGTAACTAGTCAAGCGGCACAAGCTGATGTTCCTCCTATCATTGTCAAAACCCACATGAACCAGCAGTTCAGTGATGGCACTAAACCCATGATAGTGTTTGCTGAGGTTAGACAGGATTACTCACCTGTAATAAATGCTGAAGTGTGGGCTACACTGGATTCAGAAACTGGCTCCATACACACATTACAACTGATGGACAATGGAGCAG GAGCTGATGCTTTTCAAGATGATGGAATCTATTCCAGATATTTCACACAGATGGTAAATGGGAGAAGCAGCTTGAAAGTAAGAGTAAAGAATCAAGATGGACAAACCAGAATTGCTGTCCTATACGTACATGGATATATGATAAATG CGCAGCTGAAAACCCCAAAGCCTCCAGTTTCTGATGAACCACTTGAGGTTGTAAACTTCACCAGAACATCCACCGGAGAGAGTTTTGAGGTAACTCTTTCAGGCACAGCTCCACAAAATTTCCCTCCTAACAGAATCACAGATCTGAGTGCTGAGATCCAGGAGGACACTGTGTTTCTCAGCTGGACAGCTCCTGGTGAAGACCTCGACCAAGGGACAG cTAAATCCTATGAGATCAGGTGGAGCTTTGGTCTTAAAATGCTTCGATTCAACTTCAGCAATGGTTATTCTGTCAACACAACTGCTGTCACACCTCAGAAGGCTGGAACAGttgaacagcattcattcaatCTCAATATCACAATCCAAAAAGACACCACACTCTTCTTTGCAGTTCAGACGAAGGACAAACAAAATGCTAAATCTGAAACCTCCAACATTGCTCAAGCTTCAAAAATCCCCCCTGCTCAGATATCTTCAGAAATATCAAACCCAAACATGAACTTGACAGTTCTTGTCATTTCTCTGTTTGTGGTATCTATGCTCACTCTCTGGTCAAATTGA